The following nucleotide sequence is from Streptomyces bathyalis.
GCTTTGGCACGTGCGAAGTCGAAGCCGAGGAGCTCGTCCGCGACCTGGATCACGCCGCCCGCGTTCACGACGTAGTCCGGCGCGTAGAGGATCCCGCGGTCGGCGAGATCCTTCTCGACGCCCGGGTGGGCCAGCTGGTTGTTGGCGGCCCCGCACACGGCCTTGGCGGTCAGGACCGGCACGGTCTTGTCGTCCAGCGCGCCACCGAGGGCGCAGGGCGCGTAGACGTCGAGCCCGGCGAAGCGGACCAGCGCGGCGGCGTCCGCGACGGCCTCGACATCCGGGTGCGAGGAGCGCACCCGCTCGATCGTCTCCGGGCGCACGTCCGTGACCACGACGCGTGCGCCGTCCTCCAGCAGGTGCTCCACCAGGTGGTGGCCGACCTTGCCGACCCCCGCGATGCCGACCGTACGGCCGCGGAGCGTGGGAGCCCCCCACAGGTGCTGTGCGCTGGCGCGCATGCCCTGGAAGACGCCGTAGGCGGTGAGCACCGAGGAGTCGCCCGCTCCGCCCCGCTCGGGGGAGCGTCCCGTCGTCCAGGGGCACTCACGGGCGATGACGTCCATGTCCTGCACGTACGTGCCGACGTCGCATGCCGTGACGTAGCGGCCTCCGAGGGAGGCGACGAAGCGGCCGTAGGCGAGGAGCAGCTCCTCCGTCTTGACCTTCTCGGGGTCGCCGATGATCACGGCCTTGCCGCCGCCGTGGGGGAGGCCGGCCATCGCGTTCTTGTACGACATGCCGCGAGCGAGGTTCAGCGCGTCCATGAGCGCGGCTTCCTCGGGCTGCTCGTGCCCCGAGTAGGCGTGGAACCTCGTCCCGCCCAGGCCGGGGCCGAGAGCGGTGGAGTGGAGGGCGATGACCGCCTTCAGACCGCTGGCGCGGTCCTGGCACAGCACGACTTGCTCGTGCCCGCCGAGCTCGGACCGGAAGAGAGTCCGCAGAATCCCTGTGCCGCTGGCTCCGTCGGCGCTGATGGTGGGCGCCGGGGTGTGCTGCGGGGAGGGACGTACGTCAGCCACGGTGGTGACTCCTGATGTCGGGTTGTACGCCCTCTTGGTCGCCGTCCGGGCTTGTGGCGAGGACGGCGGGGAGGGCCGGTCGACAGCAGGGTACGACCTGCGCGCGGCCGGATCGTTGCGGTGCCACGATCGGTGGTAGTCAACTGTCCTCGGGGCCCGCCCGGCAGGGCGCGGGCCGGGGCTCCTGCCGGAGCCGTCTTTCCCGAAATCTGGAGGAGAACGCGTGGGTCACCAGGCGTCGGTCATCGTCCCGTACGCGGCGTATCTGCGGGTGTACGAGCCACTGGCCGCGTTTCCCGAACCGGAGCGGGCGCACTGGGTGCGGTACGCGAAGCGGGACCGGGTGCCCACCGCCCAGGACGAGTTGAGGCGTTCGCTGGCCGATCTGCTTCCCGTGCCGCCGGTGGCCGTGCCCGTGCGCGAGAGCGCGGACGCCTTCGTGGCGGAGGTGGACGGAGTGGTCTGCGTCTGCCCCTGGCGGACCCGGCTGCGCGGCTGGCAGGCGCTTGCGGCCCTGACCCAGGCGGCGGGCGAACAGGAGGTCGCGATGCCGCAGACGGTGCTGGACGCGGCCGTGCCGCCGGTCGTCCGCCGGCAGGCCGCCGCGGACTATGAGCGCTGGTTGACCCGCAATCCCGATGCCCGTCCGTGGATCCGCACGGCGCTTTGGCACGTGCCCGTGCGATGGTTCGTTCTTTTTTCTTCGGAAGAGAAAGAGTTTGCGAAGCCCGGAAGCGGTGAGGAGAGCGTTCAGCAGTCCGTCCTCCGCTATCGCACCCCGATGGTGCAGGCGAGGCGCCGCCTCGCTCGTGGCCTGAAGGTTCTCCGCGAGGAGTTGGAGGAGGGGCCGCTCGTCGACGGCCTGGTCGACGTGGGCCGATGGCTGGAGGAATTCCATCCCCGGTCCCTCGTCGAACTGGACTACGGCGGTCTGGCGCACGCGATCTCTGAGGAGCAGCTTGCCGACGACGACTCCGCCGCGGACGTGGCGGAGGGCATCGCGGCACTGCGCGCAGGGGACGGGGAGCGGGCCGGCGTCGCCTACGAGCGGCTCACGGACCGCTGGCGGGCTGTGAGAGAACTGCAGTTCGCCAACTGACAACGCGGGTTCGGTCCGTGGGGTTCACGTACGTGGTTGTGTTCGTGAACTGAACGCGGTCCGGGGCCTACGGGGTGGTGCACGTCACGGACCTCCAGGACCAAGGTCCCGAAAGGGGCCAAAGCCTCAAGCGTGACGGACAGCACTTTCTTGGGCCTTGCTCTCAGAGCACTCCCTCGTGTCAAAATAGGACAAGGAGTTCGACGGGGGCTCCTTCCATCCAACTGTGGCCGGAAAGATCGGTATTGCCCACCTTGGTGGGGCTGATGCCAGTAAGTCACCCTGTGACTGATCGTCACGATGGGGTGACTGTCCGCTATGGGCTGGTCCATCGGCATCCGTTGAGGTTCACCACCTCAGAGGGCAATTCCATCGGTTTGGCCGACGTGGCTGGACAGATGGTGTAGTTGTAGTGCCGAGGACAAGCCGTTCGTCCTATAACCGACTCGGCTCGCGTACGTCCATATCGGGCGGCGTGGGCCAAGGTGCAGAATTTTGGGAAAGAACCGTAAGGTTCGGTTCCTTCGAGGAGGCCGCTCATGACCGCTCGCACCCCTGATGCCGAGCCGCTGTTGACCCCAGCGGAGGTTGCCACGATGTTCCGCGTGGACCCGAAGACGGTCACACGCTGGGCAAAGGCAGGCAAGCTCACGTCGATCCGCACGCTCGGCGGTCATCGCCGATACCGCGAGGCGGAGGTGCGCGCACTGCTGGCGGGCATCCCGCAGCAGCGCAGTGAAGTTTGATCAGGCGAAATAACTGCATATCCGGGCGCATTCGGGGCCCTCATCCCCGATCGACGCCCAAGGCAACAGACATCAGGCCGCTGTCCCCAACGGCGCTTGATCGTTGATCGCGCTGGACTCCGCCGGGTCCGGCGCGATCTTTTTGTGCCCGGATCGGCCGTGTCCGGACTGGTCGTGCCCGGATCTGCCGCATCCGGACGGACCCGCCGGCGAGCGGGAACCGCATGGTCGGAGGCGTCCGACTGGTGCCGCGGGAGGGGGAGTTGGTGCCCGGGCTACGCCTCGTGCGGACCGCCGCGGACACCAATGGGGCGTAGTGCAATTGCACATATTAAATTGGCGGGTGGTGAGAAGGGCGTAAGTTCCCCCACATCCGGAACAGAGTCGGTGACTCCTGTCACATCGGATGCCGGTTGTGGAGAACGATCACTCTCCGATATTGCGACGGGCTCCAGGGCCCGGTTCGCTGCAGCTTCACAGCACATCACCGAACGCCCTTATGCGGAACGGGCGTTGACTAGTTGGACGCGGCCGGCGCATGCGCCGGGCCGGCGCGGGACCCGCCGTGGTCCTTCGGCTCACTCCCTGGGTCCGCCCGCGGGCTCCTGTGCAGTGTGCTCCATCGCCAGGCGCAGCAGCCTGTGGCAGACGGGGCAGTGGCGCGTCACATGCCGGTAGCGGGTGGCTGCCGCCAGGTGAGCACGCAGGAGGGCCCTCGTCTCATGTGGCCGAGAGTCGCGCGGAGTTGTCCCCATTGATGCTCCACCTCCCTTTCGAGAAGTACCGGCCGGACGGTTCGCCGTCAAGGAATCCGGACGGGGGCGCACGGAGCATCGGGCACGGCGCACGGACTGCCTGGGGAGACGCTGAGAGCGCCTGTGACGGCCCGGGCGGGACTGACGGGGCGTCAGTGGCCGGGCTCGTCGTGGAGCCGTCCACGCGCCCTCAGAGCGCCGCTCAGGCGGTTCCGTCCCTCTGCAACAGCGCCGCAGCCCGCCCCCCTGTGTACGGGGACGGGCCGCGGCGCTGACTCGATCTTCTTCTGTTCCTCTGCGGTCCTGACGGGATTTGAACCCGCGGCCTCCACCTTGACAGGGTGGCGAGCACTCCAAACTGCTCCACAGGACCTTGCGTGCACCCGGCGAGCAGGCGCGACCGAGACTCTACAGCAGCCCGCCGAGCGGCGCGAACTCACGTTGTGCGACGGGCTCGTCACCGCTCAGGGCGCCGCCGCATCCACCGCCTTCATGATGCGTTTGTCCGAGACGGAGTAGGCGGTGCCGAGCGCATGGGCGAAGTAGCTTACGCGCAGCTCCTCGATCATCCAGCGGATCTCCAGCGCCGCCTGCGGCACGGGCCGTCCGCGGGGGAACTGCTCCAGCAGCCAGAGGTATTCGTCCTGCATCTCCTTGACCTTGGCCATCCGCGTGCGGTCGCGTTCTGCGTTGTTCGGCATCTGCTGGAGGCGGCGGTCGGCGGCGACGAGATAGCGCAGCAAGTCCGGCAGCCGGGCCGCGCCGTGCCGCGTGACGAAGCCGGGGCTGACCAGGTCGGCGAGCTGACGGCGGACGTCGTCGGCGGAATCCGCGAGGGCAGGGCTCGTGATGCCGCGCAGACGCGTCTCGCACGAGTGCCAGGCGGCCAGCACTTCCTGAACCTGTTTGACCGTCTTGAGCGTGGTGTCGACCAAGTCCGTACGTACGGCGTCGAAAAGCTTCCGGAAAGCTTCCTCGTCCCAGGCCGGTCCGCCGTGCCCCGTGATGAGGCGGTCGGCGGCGGCCGTGACGCAGTCCTCGAACAGCGCCTGCACGCTGCCGTGTGGGGACCGGGAGAGGGCGAGCTTCTGGGGGTTGGACAGCTTCGAGGCGGCGAACTTGGCAGGGTCGGAAGGGATGTTGAGCAAGATCAGCCGGCGCGTCCCGCGCCACATGGCCTGCTGCTGCTCGGCCTCGGTGTCGAAGAGGTGGACGGACACGGAGTCGCCGTCGTCCACCAGCGCCGGGTAGGCCTTCACGGGCTGGGCGCCGACGGGGCCCTTCCCGCCCGACGCCCGGGAACGCGTCTCGAAGACGCGGGGAAGGGAGCCGATCGTCCACTCGGTCAGGCCCGAGCGTGAGGACAGGGCCGGTGCCGCTTCGCCTGATCCGGGCCCGGGTGCGGGCTCCTGTGCCGACGGCGAGTTCGTGTCCCGCTCCCCCGCCTCCTTACGCTGCGCGCGTGCGGACGACTCGAATGCCCGGGCGATGGCGGCCTGCGTCTTGTCCCGCAGCTGGTGCTGCAGTTCCTCCAGGTCCTTGGACTCGGCCAGGGTGCGGCGCCGCTCGTCCGTGACCCGGAAGGTGACCTTGAGGTGGTCGGGGACCTTCTCCGGGTCGAAGTCGCCGGCCTCGAAAGGCACTCCGACCATTCCCCGCAACTCGCGCGCGAGCGTGGCGGTCAGCGGTTCCTGCCCCGGCGTCGCGACGCGCAGGAACCGCGCGGCGAAGTCGGGCGCCGGGACGTAGTGCCGCCTGACGGCCTTGGGAAGCGAGCGGATCAGCTCGGTGACGAGGCTCTCGCGCAGGCCGGGGATCTGCCAGTCGAACCCGGCCGGCGTGATCTGGTTGAGGACCTGCAGCGGGACGTGCACGGTCACGCCGTCGGCGTCAGTGCCGGGCTCGAACTGGTAGGTGACGCGCAGCGTGAGCTGCCCCTGCTGCCACACGTCCGGGTAGTCGCTGCGGCTGATCTCCTCCGCCTGCTCGTTGATGAGCATCGACTTCTCGAAGTTGAGCAGGTCCGGGTCCTCGCGACGCTGCTTCTTCCACCACGAGTCGAAGTGGGCGCCGGACACGACGTGTTCGGGGACGCGCTCGTCGTAGAAGTCGTACAGCGTCTCGTCGTCGACGAGGATGTCGCGGCGGCGCGCGCGGTGCTCCAACTCCTCTACCTCGTCGAGGAGTTTGCGATTGTCATGGAAGAAACGGTGGTGCGTGCGCCAGTCGCCCTCGACCAGGGCGTGCCGGATGAACAGGTCCCGGCACGTCTCCGGGTCGATACGCCCGTAGTTGACCTTGCGCTGCGCCACGAGCGGTACCCCGTAGAGCGTCACGCGCTCGTACGCCATCACGGCGGCCTGCTTCTGCTCCCAGTGAGGCTCGCTGTACGTGCGCTTCACCAGGTGCTCCGCGAGCGGCTCGATCCATTCCGGCTCGACCTTGGCGTTGACGCGGGCCCACAGCCGCGACGTCTCCACGAGTTCGGCGGACATCAGCCAGCGGGGCTGCTTCTTGAAGAGCGACGAGCCGGGGAAGACGGCGAACTTCGCGCTGCGGGCGCCCAGATACTCGTTCTTGTCGGTGTCCTTGAGCCCGATGTGGGAGAGGAGGCCGGCCAGCAGGGACTGGTGCACGGCGTCGGCCGACGCCTCCTGGGAGGACGAGGCAGGAAGGATGTCCATCGCCTTGGCCACCTGGCGCAGCTGGGCGTAGATGTCCTGCCACTCCCGTATGCGCAGGTAGTTGAGGAACTCCGCCTTGCACATGCGGCGGAACGCGGACGAGGACAGCTCCTTCTGCCGCTCGCGCACGTAGCGCCACAGATTCAGCAGGGCGAGGAAGTCGCTGCCCTCCTCGCGGAAGCGCGCGTGCTGCTGGTCGGCCTGCTGCTGCTTGTCCGAGGGGCGCTCGCGAGGGTCCTGGATGGACAGGGCCGCGACGATCACGATCACCTCGCGCACGCACCCGTTCCGCTCGGCCTCCAGCACCATGCGCGCGAGCCGCGGGTCGACGGGGAGCTGCGCGAGCTTGCGGCCCGTACCGGTGAGGCGGTTGCCGCCCTTCGAGGTGCGGGACGCGGGGGAGGCGCTGAACGCGTGCAGTTCTTCGAGGAGTTGGACGCCGGCCTTGATGCTTCGGTGGTCGGGCGCGTCGATGAAGGGGAACTTCTCGATGTCCCCGAGGCCGGCCGCGGTCATCTGGAGGATGACGGAGGCGAGGTTCGTGCGCAGGATCTCGGCGTCCGTGAACTCCGGCCTGGAGAGGAAGTCCTCCTCGGAGTAGAGCCGGACGCAGATCCCGTCGGACGTGCGGCCGCAGCGGCCCTTGCGCTGGTTGGCGCTGGCCTGGCTGACCGGCTCGATGGGCAGCCGCTGGACCTTGGTGCGGTGGCTGTAGCGCGAGATGCGGGCGGTGCCCGGGTCCACGACGTATTTGATGCCGGGGACGGTGAGGGAGGTCTCCGCGACGTTCGTGGCGAGGACGACGCGGCGGTTCTGGTGGCTCTGGAAGACGCGGTGCTGCTCGGCGTGGGAGAGGCGGGCGTAGAGGGGGAGGATCTCGGTGTCGCCGCCGGCTCCCGCGCCCGCCTTGCGGCCCTTGCCGGCGATGCGTTTCTCCAGTGCGTCCGCGGTGTCCCGGATCTCACGCTCGCCGGAGAGGAAGACCAGGATGTCGCCGGGGCCCTCGGACTGCAGCTCGTCGACCGCGTCGCAGATCGCCGTCGTCTGGTCGCGGTCCTTCTCCCCGGTGGCACCTCCCTGGCCGTCAGACTCAGGGGCACCCTCTTCGAGGAGGGGCCTGTAGCGCACCTCCACGGGGTACGTACGCCCGCTGACCTCGACGATCGGAGCATCGCCGAAGTGCCGTGAGAAGCGCTCCGGGTCGATCGTCGCGGAGGTGATGACGACCTTCAACTCCGGGCGTCTGGGCAGAAGTTGCGCGAGGTAGCCGAGCAGGAAGTCGATGTTGAGGCTGCGCTCGTGCGCCTCGTCGATGATGATCGTGTCGTACTGCCGCAGCTCGCGGTCCTGCTGGATCTCGGCGAGCAGGATGCCGTCCGTCATCAGCTTGACCAGGGTGTTCTCCCCCACCTGGTCGGTGAAGCGGACCTTCCAGCCGACGGCTTCGCCCAGCGGTGACTTCAGCTCGTGGGCGACGCGCTCAGCGACCGTACGGGCCGCGAGCCGGCGCGGCTGGGTGTGGCCGATGACGCCGTGGATGCCGCGTCCCAGCTCCATGCAGATCTTCGGGATCTGCGTCGTCTTGCCCGAGCCGGTCTCACCCGCGACGATCACGACCTGGTGGTCCCGTATCGCCTCGAGGATCTCGTCCTTCTTGCGGCTGACCGGAAGCTGCTCCGGATACGTGATCGCGGGCCGGGACTCGCGGCGGGATGCGACCTTCAGCTCGGAGTCGTCCATGGCCGCGGAGATCTCCGCCAGCACCGAGTCGCGCGCCTCCGGCTTGCGGATCTTGCGTGCGCCGTCGAGGCGCCGCCCCAGCCGCTGCTGGTCGCGCAGCATCAGCTCGGGCAGGCGCTCGCGCAGAGCGTCGAAGGACGGGGAGGGGGACGTGGATGTCGGCATACCGGATCCAGGATCGCACTTCACCGAATCCACCGGCCAACCAATTCCCCCCGGCGCCCCAGGCGGTCTCCCGGAGCCCTCGCCGAGGGGCCGGTGAGGGCACCGGTGGGCGCCGCACGCGGACACGGGAAGCGAAGCAGCAAAGCCCGTGAACGGTGCAAATCGGACCTAGGGTGGCGCGCATGAGTGAACCGCGCGAGCCGGAGCCGCACGATCCGCGTGATCCGCAGCCGCCGGACGGCTCGACGGCTCCGGACGGCGCGGACGACTCCCATGCTCCGCCGGGGCGGCACGGTGCGCGGGGCGTGCAGCGCCCGCCGATGGGCGCGCGCTCCGGATGGCGGACCTTCAGGCACACGCCGTTCTTCCCCGCGACCGTGCTGGCGCTCATCGTCGCCGCGGCGGCCGGCCTCTTCGCCAGCTCCTACATCTATGCCATGGCCGACCCCACGCCCCGCACCATCCCGGCGGCGGTCGTGGAACGCCCCGCGGGTGAACGCAGTGCCCGCGCCTTCATCGACGGCCTGGAGAAGGCGCTCGGCTCGTCGCTCAAGGTGCACCGCTACCGCACATTCGCCCAGGCCGAGGATGCCGTCGACGACCAGAAGGTGTTCGCGGTGCTGCGGGCGGACGCCCGGGACCGCGTCGAGCTGAACCTCGCGAGCGCCGCCGGCGCCTCGGTGGCCGAGGTGCTGCAGCAGACCGCGCCGAAGGTCGGGAAAGAGGTGGGCGTGAGCGTGACCGTCAAGGATCTCAAGCCGCTCGGCAGGGGCGACCCGCGCGGACTGACGATCTTCTACATGACGCTTGCCGCCGACGTCATCGGCTTCATCGGCGCGATCCAGCTCACCCTCAACGTCCCGGAACTCACCCCGGTCGCCCGGATCTCCTTCATCACCGCCTACGCGCTGATCGGCGGCTTCATCATCGCCGCGATGGTGGGCTGGTTCCTGCAGGCCGTGCATCTGCCGTTCGTGCACTCCTGGACGATCCTCGCGCTCACCATGTTCACCTCGGGCATGGTCTTCGTGATGTTCAACGCCCTCATCGGACGATGGGCGATGATCCCCACCTGGCTGCTGATGGTGCTCCTCGGCAATCCGTCCTCGGGCGGTGCGGTCTCCTGGCCGCTGCTCCCCTCGGCGCTGGGCGCGGTCGGACGCTGGCTCCCCCCGGGGGCGTCCGTCAACGCCCAGCACACGGCCGTCTACTTCGCGGGCCACGAGCACGCGCTGCCTTATCTGGTGCTCGCCGCGTGGGCGCTGGCGGGCATGGGCGTCTT
It contains:
- a CDS encoding Leu/Phe/Val dehydrogenase, with the protein product MSADGASGTGILRTLFRSELGGHEQVVLCQDRASGLKAVIALHSTALGPGLGGTRFHAYSGHEQPEEAALMDALNLARGMSYKNAMAGLPHGGGKAVIIGDPEKVKTEELLLAYGRFVASLGGRYVTACDVGTYVQDMDVIARECPWTTGRSPERGGAGDSSVLTAYGVFQGMRASAQHLWGAPTLRGRTVGIAGVGKVGHHLVEHLLEDGARVVVTDVRPETIERVRSSHPDVEAVADAAALVRFAGLDVYAPCALGGALDDKTVPVLTAKAVCGAANNQLAHPGVEKDLADRGILYAPDYVVNAGGVIQVADELLGFDFARAKAKAAKIFDTTLSIFERATTDGVPPAAAADRIAEMRMASGRPDGEGSEESGS
- the bldC gene encoding developmental transcriptional regulator BldC; its protein translation is MTARTPDAEPLLTPAEVATMFRVDPKTVTRWAKAGKLTSIRTLGGHRRYREAEVRALLAGIPQQRSEV
- a CDS encoding DUF6274 family protein is translated as MGTTPRDSRPHETRALLRAHLAAATRYRHVTRHCPVCHRLLRLAMEHTAQEPAGGPRE
- the hrpA gene encoding ATP-dependent RNA helicase HrpA; the encoded protein is MPTSTSPSPSFDALRERLPELMLRDQQRLGRRLDGARKIRKPEARDSVLAEISAAMDDSELKVASRRESRPAITYPEQLPVSRKKDEILEAIRDHQVVIVAGETGSGKTTQIPKICMELGRGIHGVIGHTQPRRLAARTVAERVAHELKSPLGEAVGWKVRFTDQVGENTLVKLMTDGILLAEIQQDRELRQYDTIIIDEAHERSLNIDFLLGYLAQLLPRRPELKVVITSATIDPERFSRHFGDAPIVEVSGRTYPVEVRYRPLLEEGAPESDGQGGATGEKDRDQTTAICDAVDELQSEGPGDILVFLSGEREIRDTADALEKRIAGKGRKAGAGAGGDTEILPLYARLSHAEQHRVFQSHQNRRVVLATNVAETSLTVPGIKYVVDPGTARISRYSHRTKVQRLPIEPVSQASANQRKGRCGRTSDGICVRLYSEEDFLSRPEFTDAEILRTNLASVILQMTAAGLGDIEKFPFIDAPDHRSIKAGVQLLEELHAFSASPASRTSKGGNRLTGTGRKLAQLPVDPRLARMVLEAERNGCVREVIVIVAALSIQDPRERPSDKQQQADQQHARFREEGSDFLALLNLWRYVRERQKELSSSAFRRMCKAEFLNYLRIREWQDIYAQLRQVAKAMDILPASSSQEASADAVHQSLLAGLLSHIGLKDTDKNEYLGARSAKFAVFPGSSLFKKQPRWLMSAELVETSRLWARVNAKVEPEWIEPLAEHLVKRTYSEPHWEQKQAAVMAYERVTLYGVPLVAQRKVNYGRIDPETCRDLFIRHALVEGDWRTHHRFFHDNRKLLDEVEELEHRARRRDILVDDETLYDFYDERVPEHVVSGAHFDSWWKKQRREDPDLLNFEKSMLINEQAEEISRSDYPDVWQQGQLTLRVTYQFEPGTDADGVTVHVPLQVLNQITPAGFDWQIPGLRESLVTELIRSLPKAVRRHYVPAPDFAARFLRVATPGQEPLTATLARELRGMVGVPFEAGDFDPEKVPDHLKVTFRVTDERRRTLAESKDLEELQHQLRDKTQAAIARAFESSARAQRKEAGERDTNSPSAQEPAPGPGSGEAAPALSSRSGLTEWTIGSLPRVFETRSRASGGKGPVGAQPVKAYPALVDDGDSVSVHLFDTEAEQQQAMWRGTRRLILLNIPSDPAKFAASKLSNPQKLALSRSPHGSVQALFEDCVTAAADRLITGHGGPAWDEEAFRKLFDAVRTDLVDTTLKTVKQVQEVLAAWHSCETRLRGITSPALADSADDVRRQLADLVSPGFVTRHGAARLPDLLRYLVAADRRLQQMPNNAERDRTRMAKVKEMQDEYLWLLEQFPRGRPVPQAALEIRWMIEELRVSYFAHALGTAYSVSDKRIMKAVDAAAP
- a CDS encoding ABC transporter permease, whose translation is MGARSGWRTFRHTPFFPATVLALIVAAAAGLFASSYIYAMADPTPRTIPAAVVERPAGERSARAFIDGLEKALGSSLKVHRYRTFAQAEDAVDDQKVFAVLRADARDRVELNLASAAGASVAEVLQQTAPKVGKEVGVSVTVKDLKPLGRGDPRGLTIFYMTLAADVIGFIGAIQLTLNVPELTPVARISFITAYALIGGFIIAAMVGWFLQAVHLPFVHSWTILALTMFTSGMVFVMFNALIGRWAMIPTWLLMVLLGNPSSGGAVSWPLLPSALGAVGRWLPPGASVNAQHTAVYFAGHEHALPYLVLAAWALAGMGVFLALDHRRQAAER